One genomic segment of Novisyntrophococcus fermenticellae includes these proteins:
- a CDS encoding DegV family protein, with amino-acid sequence MSFKIIIDSCGELTPGMKKDTRIVSAPLTLEVGGETFIDDDNFCQKEFLEKVAASPECPKSSCPSPKFYYDSFKTGEEHQYAVTLSSELSGSYNSARLGRNMALDDHPEHKIYVFNSRSASVGETLIAEKIVECEEKGMSFEKVIHTVEEYISRQNTYFVLENLETLRKNGRLSNFKAFFATALKIKPICAATPEGEICQLGQARGINKALVKMVDYIVEKAVDSEHRTLAITHCNCPERAQMVLDAILGRIKVRDFFILDTAGVSSMYAGDGGIIVVL; translated from the coding sequence ATGAGCTTTAAGATTATTATAGATAGCTGCGGAGAATTAACACCCGGGATGAAGAAGGATACCAGAATCGTATCCGCACCATTGACTTTGGAAGTGGGAGGTGAGACGTTTATTGATGATGATAACTTCTGTCAGAAAGAATTCCTCGAAAAGGTGGCTGCGAGTCCGGAGTGCCCGAAATCTTCCTGCCCGTCACCAAAGTTTTATTATGACAGTTTTAAAACCGGGGAGGAGCATCAATATGCGGTAACGCTTTCCTCAGAACTCAGCGGTTCGTATAATAGTGCCAGATTAGGCAGGAATATGGCCCTTGACGATCACCCGGAACACAAAATCTATGTATTTAATTCCAGATCCGCCTCTGTAGGTGAGACGCTGATTGCTGAAAAAATTGTGGAATGTGAAGAAAAGGGCATGTCATTTGAAAAGGTGATTCACACGGTGGAGGAGTATATTTCCCGTCAGAATACTTATTTTGTACTTGAGAATCTTGAGACCCTTCGGAAGAATGGACGTCTCAGTAACTTTAAAGCATTCTTTGCAACTGCACTTAAGATCAAACCGATCTGTGCTGCTACGCCGGAAGGAGAGATATGTCAGTTAGGCCAGGCACGGGGAATTAACAAAGCCCTGGTTAAGATGGTTGATTATATTGTGGAAAAGGCTGTTGACAGTGAGCATCGTACGCTTGCAATCACTCACTGTAACTGTCCGGAGAGGGCCCAGATGGTTCTGGATGCGATTCTGGGAAGAATAAAGGTCAGGGATTTCTTTATTCTGGATACTGCAGGCGTCAGTTCCATGTATGCCGGTGACGGTGGAATCATTGTAGTATTGTAA
- a CDS encoding HAD family hydrolase, whose product MIKACIFDLDGTLADTVESIAHGINHTLEHFGYTPRPVEEYNYYAGDGIDLALKRALAAAGDEEGIHLEEGIPLTRMYFGSNPLYHVKPFPGITEMLDELKEKGIKMAVLSNKPHEAAIYVVSSLFGNRMFDWIQGQSPDVPKKPNPRGALTIAQRFDIKKKEIMYLGDTDTDMKTGRAAGMYTVGVTWGFRTQEELEENHACALVRRPQQVVELLEKLNR is encoded by the coding sequence ATGATAAAAGCTTGTATATTTGACTTAGACGGAACTTTGGCGGACACAGTAGAATCCATAGCACATGGAATCAATCATACGTTGGAGCACTTTGGTTATACACCGCGTCCGGTGGAAGAATATAATTATTATGCAGGGGATGGCATAGATCTCGCGTTAAAAAGAGCCCTTGCGGCAGCGGGTGATGAAGAGGGGATACATCTGGAAGAGGGAATACCACTGACCAGGATGTACTTTGGAAGCAATCCTTTGTATCATGTGAAGCCATTTCCCGGCATTACAGAGATGCTGGATGAACTGAAAGAAAAAGGTATTAAGATGGCGGTATTGTCCAATAAGCCTCACGAGGCAGCTATATATGTAGTCTCCTCACTGTTTGGTAACAGGATGTTTGACTGGATACAGGGACAGTCACCGGATGTACCGAAGAAGCCGAATCCAAGAGGGGCATTGACGATAGCCCAAAGATTTGACATAAAGAAGAAAGAAATCATGTATTTAGGAGATACTGATACAGATATGAAGACGGGAAGGGCAGCAGGCATGTATACTGTAGGGGTGACCTGGGGGTTCAGGACACAGGAAGAGCTGGAAGAAAATCATGCCTGTGCACTTGTAAGGCGGCCGCAGCAGGTGGTGGAATTGCTGGAAAAGCTGAACCGTTAA
- a CDS encoding aldehyde dehydrogenase → MNEIEELIKRQRSFYRKSRTKSLGFRLKALGRLETAVRMHEESIETALQKDLGKSGFESYMTEVGMVYSELRYIRRHLRLWNMDHEILSPLAQFPSRSFVRSEPYGVVLIMAPWNYPFMLSLEPLIGAIAAGNCCIVKPSAYAPHTSSILSVILKEAFPEQYVAVIEGGRKENTELLEQRFDYIFFTGGVDVGKLVMEKAAAHLTPVTLELGGKSPCIVEKSADLNMAAKRLIFGKFLNSGQTCVAPDYVLVQESVKEKFLIYVKKWIVRMFGEDIFQNADYPRIINEKHFKRLLNLIEDGNVLIGGRYQEETLQIEPTILYPADSKDPVMQEEVFGPILPVLTFASAEEAIQFVADREKPLALYLFTQNRQLEKKLLRELSFGGGCVNDTIIHLATSRMGFGGVGSSGMGSYHGKKSYETFTHQKSIVKKSTLIDLPIRYQPYGSEKKRLLKFFL, encoded by the coding sequence ATGAATGAAATAGAGGAACTTATAAAGAGGCAGAGAAGCTTTTACCGGAAGAGCAGGACAAAATCTCTGGGATTCCGTTTAAAGGCATTGGGACGACTGGAAACAGCCGTCAGAATGCACGAGGAAAGCATAGAGACAGCATTACAGAAGGATTTGGGAAAATCCGGCTTTGAATCGTATATGACGGAAGTAGGCATGGTATATTCGGAATTGAGATACATCAGGCGGCATCTGCGCCTCTGGAACATGGATCATGAAATTTTAAGCCCACTGGCTCAGTTTCCTTCCAGAAGCTTTGTGAGGTCAGAACCTTATGGGGTTGTTCTGATCATGGCTCCCTGGAATTATCCGTTTATGTTGAGTCTGGAGCCGCTGATTGGTGCAATTGCCGCGGGAAATTGCTGCATCGTGAAGCCGTCTGCCTATGCACCCCATACCTCATCCATATTAAGCGTTATACTCAAGGAAGCATTTCCCGAGCAATACGTTGCTGTAATAGAGGGAGGGCGGAAAGAAAATACGGAATTGCTGGAACAAAGGTTTGACTATATCTTCTTTACCGGTGGAGTGGATGTGGGAAAACTGGTGATGGAAAAAGCTGCCGCCCACCTGACGCCGGTGACTTTGGAGCTTGGGGGAAAAAGTCCTTGCATTGTGGAGAAATCTGCTGATTTAAATATGGCGGCCAAGCGGTTGATATTCGGAAAATTCCTGAATTCCGGGCAGACCTGCGTTGCACCTGACTATGTTCTGGTACAGGAATCAGTGAAGGAAAAGTTTCTGATTTATGTAAAAAAATGGATTGTAAGGATGTTTGGAGAGGACATTTTCCAGAATGCGGATTATCCGAGAATCATAAATGAAAAACATTTCAAGCGCCTTCTGAATCTTATAGAGGACGGAAATGTACTGATTGGCGGGAGGTATCAGGAGGAAACGTTACAGATTGAACCCACGATCTTGTATCCTGCAGATTCAAAAGACCCAGTGATGCAAGAGGAGGTTTTCGGTCCGATTCTTCCGGTTTTAACCTTTGCTTCTGCAGAAGAGGCAATACAATTTGTAGCAGACAGAGAGAAGCCGCTGGCTCTGTATCTTTTCACCCAAAATCGCCAGCTGGAGAAAAAGCTTTTAAGAGAGCTGTCCTTCGGAGGAGGATGTGTGAATGACACTATAATTCATCTGGCAACATCCAGGATGGGGTTTGGCGGAGTAGGAAGCAGCGGGATGGGGAGCTATCATGGGAAAAAGTCCTATGAAACATTTACACACCAGAAAAGTATAGTGAAAAAGTCAACATTAATAGATCTTCCGATCCGCTATCAGCCATATGGATCTGAGAAGAAAAGACTGCTGAAATTCTTTTTATAA
- a CDS encoding Cof-type HAD-IIB family hydrolase: MDSKILFSDLDGTMLNADKEITEENISAVNKALRAGHKIVINTGRPLSGCLEHIQELGLEQEGCYAVTCNGGLIYDCHSGKILFQKTIPLDYTRHVFRETSKRGIHCHTYAGEYVISEQMTPELQFYTHVTHTPYKIIPDLLNHLTEEPLKILAINMSGDHSILDDYRHDMQEWADFKISIFYSSDWYLEHVPYGVSKGAAIYHLCRYLNIPLSSTVAVGDEENDITMIRTARVGAAMANAGLKVKTCADYITQNDCNHSGVAEVINRFLL; the protein is encoded by the coding sequence ATGGATTCAAAAATACTTTTTTCCGATTTAGACGGCACAATGCTGAATGCAGATAAGGAAATTACAGAAGAGAATATATCGGCTGTAAACAAGGCACTGCGTGCCGGTCATAAAATAGTCATAAATACCGGACGTCCGCTTAGCGGCTGCCTGGAGCATATTCAAGAGCTAGGTCTGGAACAGGAAGGCTGTTATGCCGTGACCTGCAACGGTGGACTGATATATGATTGTCACTCCGGTAAAATTCTTTTTCAAAAGACAATACCCCTGGATTACACCCGGCATGTTTTCCGTGAAACATCAAAGAGGGGCATACACTGCCACACATACGCCGGTGAGTATGTAATCTCGGAACAAATGACACCGGAGCTTCAGTTTTACACCCATGTAACCCACACACCCTATAAGATCATTCCGGATCTCTTAAACCATCTTACCGAAGAGCCCCTCAAAATTCTTGCTATCAACATGTCCGGGGACCACAGTATTCTGGATGATTACCGGCATGATATGCAAGAATGGGCAGATTTTAAGATATCCATCTTCTACTCCAGTGACTGGTATCTGGAACATGTCCCATATGGTGTTTCCAAGGGAGCCGCAATCTACCACCTATGCAGGTATCTGAACATTCCGCTGTCCTCCACCGTTGCAGTCGGTGATGAAGAGAATGATATAACTATGATCCGAACAGCCCGGGTGGGTGCAGCCATGGCGAATGCCGGACTGAAGGTTAAGACGTGTGCAGACTATATAACACAAAATGACTGCAACCACAGTGGTGTTGCCGAAGTAATTAATCGATTTTTGCTATGA
- a CDS encoding DUF5721 family protein, which yields MIALTITSLKNFMNRLLISDTFDRFYVSEASITTFVTFSIDGLLHQDFFEADTAEELRSSGQQQVLWKDIKSFCFSVIKGKRTPLSFKIVLLFPRDETELLIARSGMSITPDDVFGLFLNCQYNGETLVLTTGTSLRIFTLDKSLEEALDHALREFLIRQDIDFTDN from the coding sequence ATGATCGCCCTTACGATTACCAGTCTTAAAAATTTTATGAACCGCCTTTTGATTTCGGATACCTTTGACCGGTTTTATGTATCAGAAGCATCTATTACGACTTTTGTCACCTTTTCCATTGACGGACTCCTGCATCAGGATTTCTTTGAGGCTGATACTGCCGAAGAGCTGCGCTCTTCCGGTCAGCAACAGGTCCTCTGGAAGGATATTAAGTCCTTTTGCTTTTCCGTCATCAAAGGAAAGCGCACCCCTCTCTCCTTTAAAATTGTACTTTTATTTCCCAGGGATGAGACAGAACTTCTGATTGCCCGGAGCGGGATGAGTATAACTCCCGATGATGTCTTTGGACTTTTTTTAAACTGCCAGTACAATGGTGAGACCCTGGTTCTTACTACGGGGACTTCGCTTCGCATCTTCACGCTGGACAAATCCCTGGAGGAAGCCCTGGATCATGCACTCCGGGAATTTCTTATCCGTCAGGACATTGATTTCACAGACAACTAG
- a CDS encoding glyoxalase → MSMYSEECIETFLEKQGQLFDQPVADNYDEAEAFLEDCLAVEVESIAEVREYLEESGMDVDGMSEEELTEASEVFLLPSGKYLIVEG, encoded by the coding sequence ATGAGTATGTACAGCGAAGAATGCATTGAAACGTTTTTGGAAAAACAGGGACAACTTTTTGACCAGCCTGTGGCTGATAATTATGATGAAGCAGAAGCTTTTCTGGAAGACTGCCTGGCTGTGGAAGTGGAAAGCATTGCAGAGGTTCGGGAATATCTGGAGGAGAGCGGGATGGATGTGGACGGTATGTCTGAAGAAGAACTTACAGAGGCATCCGAAGTATTTCTTCTACCCAGCGGCAAATACCTAATCGTCGAGGGGTGA
- a CDS encoding magnesium transporter CorA family protein, producing the protein MRYIINKHLQEIREEATADSQDEVLEFLNFEQAKEFCKDLRYRKEFMRNLCESISYCKIEMLPDAIIGTLLIPDKQTPQSSTISLIFYFEKQHLVIVDDEKHLSETMSLFLNEVFTSINDSYRLFFEFMESLIDGDTVLLQHYEKRLAIMEESLTDILPRELNRNITTDRRELLIYHSYYQQMMDMFEILSENINNFFPEEYSVQFQRLLARVDRLYDNTQMLREYAHQIREMHQGNIDLRQNDTMRILTVVTTIFFPLSIITGWYGMNFNNMPELQQPSAYFILIAACAVIVIGEIWYFKKKGWL; encoded by the coding sequence ATGCGTTATATTATAAATAAACATCTTCAGGAAATCAGAGAGGAGGCCACGGCCGATTCTCAGGATGAAGTCCTTGAATTTCTGAATTTTGAACAGGCAAAGGAGTTCTGCAAGGATCTCCGCTATCGTAAGGAATTCATGCGGAACCTGTGTGAGAGTATCAGCTACTGCAAGATAGAGATGCTGCCGGATGCCATCATCGGAACCCTGTTAATTCCCGATAAGCAAACACCTCAGTCTTCAACGATATCCCTGATTTTCTACTTTGAGAAACAGCATCTTGTCATCGTTGATGATGAAAAACATCTAAGTGAGACCATGTCCTTGTTTTTAAATGAAGTCTTTACCTCCATCAATGACAGTTACAGGCTTTTCTTTGAATTCATGGAGTCTTTAATCGATGGAGATACCGTACTGCTTCAGCATTATGAAAAGCGCCTGGCCATCATGGAGGAATCTCTTACCGATATCCTGCCCAGAGAGCTGAACAGAAACATTACGACAGATCGGCGGGAGTTGTTGATATACCACTCTTATTACCAGCAGATGATGGATATGTTTGAAATTCTGTCTGAGAACATAAATAACTTCTTTCCTGAGGAATACTCCGTCCAGTTTCAGCGGCTTTTAGCGCGCGTGGACAGACTTTATGATAATACACAGATGCTCCGGGAATATGCGCATCAGATCCGCGAGATGCATCAGGGAAATATCGATCTCCGTCAGAATGATACGATGAGAATTCTGACTGTAGTTACCACAATCTTTTTCCCGTTGTCTATCATCACCGGATGGTACGGCATGAATTTTAATAATATGCCTGAACTGCAGCAGCCTTCCGCCTACTTTATTCTGATTGCAGCCTGTGCTGTGATTGTAATAGGCGAGATATGGTACTTTAAGAAGAAAGGATGGCTGTGA
- the pdxR gene encoding MocR-like pyridoxine biosynthesis transcription factor PdxR: protein MKELLISLEHNGGIPLYEQIYQYIKTEIADGKIIAGEKLPSSRALSRQLSVSRSTVDLAYEQLESEGYLESRPCIGHFACDIEGFVQVEPNKGKTSQAPKRRREGYSIDFAVNGIDPGGFPQNIWRKISRQVLSDEDAGMFQLGDSQGEWKLREAIASYLHHARGVEAVAEQIVVGAGNDYLLMLLSMLLGKSSKIAMENPSYDNAWRCFRSLGHEVVSIPLDEAGMKPSELEESGARIAYVMPSHQFPMGMVMPLKRRLQLLAWAKRQSGRYLIEDDYDSEFRYIGKPIPALQGYDQHETVIYIGTFSKAIAPSIRISYMVLPATLLQQYRELGSNFSVTISKVDQKIIEIFLREGYFERHLNRMRALYKGKHDLILKNLKDMTSICQVFGENAGVHLLLKLKNGMTEEEACRLAKEAGIKVYPLLAYFPDCRQAGDGEGILLGYATLKEDEIQRGMNILKEVWS, encoded by the coding sequence ATGAAGGAACTGTTGATTTCATTGGAACATAACGGCGGTATACCGCTCTATGAACAAATCTACCAGTATATAAAGACTGAGATAGCTGACGGAAAAATCATAGCTGGTGAGAAGCTTCCTTCTTCAAGGGCCTTGTCCAGGCAGCTTTCCGTGAGCAGAAGTACAGTAGATTTGGCATATGAGCAGCTGGAATCCGAAGGTTATCTGGAAAGCCGGCCCTGTATAGGGCATTTTGCCTGTGATATCGAGGGTTTCGTTCAAGTGGAGCCGAATAAAGGAAAAACAAGCCAGGCACCAAAGCGTAGAAGAGAAGGATATAGTATTGATTTTGCGGTAAATGGAATTGACCCGGGGGGCTTTCCCCAGAACATATGGAGAAAGATTTCCAGACAGGTATTGTCTGATGAGGATGCCGGAATGTTTCAACTGGGGGACAGCCAGGGAGAATGGAAGCTTCGTGAAGCCATTGCCAGTTACCTGCATCACGCCAGAGGAGTGGAGGCAGTGGCGGAACAGATTGTGGTCGGCGCAGGGAATGACTACCTGTTGATGCTGCTTTCTATGCTTCTGGGGAAAAGCAGTAAAATTGCCATGGAGAATCCCTCCTATGACAATGCATGGAGGTGTTTCAGAAGCCTGGGCCATGAAGTTGTGTCGATTCCTTTGGATGAAGCCGGTATGAAGCCCTCAGAGCTGGAAGAAAGCGGTGCCAGGATTGCCTATGTTATGCCTTCCCACCAATTTCCCATGGGAATGGTTATGCCTTTAAAAAGAAGACTTCAGCTTCTGGCATGGGCGAAAAGGCAGTCTGGAAGATACCTGATTGAAGATGATTATGATTCGGAATTTCGGTATATAGGAAAACCAATCCCTGCTCTACAAGGATATGATCAGCATGAGACAGTGATTTATATAGGGACATTTTCAAAGGCAATTGCACCCTCTATCCGTATCAGTTATATGGTACTGCCGGCAACTTTGCTGCAGCAATATCGGGAGTTGGGAAGTAATTTTTCGGTGACTATATCTAAGGTGGATCAGAAAATCATTGAAATATTCTTAAGAGAGGGATATTTTGAACGACATCTGAACAGAATGAGAGCTTTATATAAGGGAAAACATGATCTTATTTTGAAAAATCTAAAAGATATGACATCTATCTGCCAGGTCTTCGGCGAGAACGCGGGGGTTCATCTGCTGTTGAAATTAAAGAACGGGATGACTGAAGAAGAGGCTTGCAGGCTTGCCAAAGAAGCGGGTATTAAGGTATATCCTTTGCTGGCGTATTTTCCGGACTGCCGACAGGCAGGCGATGGGGAGGGGATTCTTTTGGGATATGCAACCCTCAAAGAAGATGAAATCCAAAGGGGAATGAATATTTTAAAAGAGGTCTGGAGTTAG
- the htpG gene encoding molecular chaperone HtpG, producing the protein MAEKHGSLSINSENIFPIIKKWMYSDHDIFIRELVSNGCDAITKLKKLEVVGDYQFPEEYKAKIEVIVNPEEKTLKFIDNGIGMTADEVEEYITQIAFSGATQFLEKYKDKTDKDQIIGHFGLGFYSAFMVAGFVHIDTLSYQEDAVPVHWECDGSTEYSMKDGNKTTCGTEITLFLNEESLEFANEYRVREALEKYCSFMPVEIFLSKANAPQEYETIDEADLKEDDVVVEHIHEEAKTEEKENENGEKEVVEVSPAKDKVKINKRPVSISDIHPLWAKHPNECTEEEYKEFYRKVFNDYREPLFWIHLNMDYPFNLKGILYFPRINTEYDSIEGTIKLYNNQVFIADNIKEVIPEYLMLLKGVIDCPDLPLNVSRSALQNDGFVKKIADYISKKVADKLSGMCKTDRENYEKYWDDISPFIKFGCIKDEKFSGKMMDYILYKNIDGKYLTLSDCLEENKKPEETEEIKEAEEAEVQETDTETADTDKVEEVKEPDKTSVFYVTDETLQSQYINLFREQGKDAVILKHNIDSAFISHVERIKEDVRFQRIDADLSGDMKDDSIDLTEENKALNELFKKNLNRQNLEVQVENLKNDSISSMLTVSEEDRRMQDMMKMYGMAGMDPSMFGGKEKLVLNAGHPLVKYLFEHGDGEHVSSICEQLYDLACLGNKQLAPEQMTAFIKRSNEIMVLLAK; encoded by the coding sequence ATGGCAGAGAAACATGGCAGTCTTTCAATTAACAGTGAGAATATATTTCCGATTATTAAAAAGTGGATGTATTCCGACCATGATATTTTCATCCGCGAACTGGTATCCAATGGCTGTGATGCCATTACAAAACTTAAGAAGCTCGAGGTAGTCGGAGACTATCAGTTTCCGGAGGAGTATAAGGCAAAAATTGAAGTCATAGTAAATCCGGAAGAAAAGACTCTGAAATTTATTGATAACGGCATTGGTATGACTGCTGATGAGGTCGAAGAATATATTACCCAGATTGCATTTTCCGGTGCAACTCAGTTTTTGGAGAAGTATAAGGACAAGACAGATAAAGATCAGATCATCGGTCACTTTGGTCTGGGATTTTATTCCGCGTTTATGGTTGCAGGATTTGTTCATATAGATACGCTTTCATATCAGGAAGATGCAGTTCCCGTACACTGGGAGTGCGATGGCAGCACAGAATACAGCATGAAAGACGGCAATAAGACGACTTGTGGAACAGAGATTACTTTGTTTCTAAACGAGGAAAGTCTTGAGTTTGCGAATGAATACCGCGTACGTGAAGCTCTTGAAAAGTATTGTTCCTTTATGCCGGTGGAAATCTTCCTTTCAAAAGCGAATGCCCCTCAGGAGTATGAGACCATAGATGAAGCTGATTTGAAAGAGGATGATGTTGTAGTAGAGCATATCCATGAAGAGGCTAAGACAGAAGAAAAGGAAAATGAAAACGGAGAGAAGGAGGTAGTTGAAGTTTCGCCTGCAAAAGATAAGGTGAAGATCAACAAGCGTCCGGTATCTATCAGTGACATACATCCGTTGTGGGCAAAACACCCGAATGAATGTACAGAAGAAGAGTATAAGGAATTCTACCGTAAGGTATTCAATGACTACCGTGAACCTTTGTTCTGGATTCATCTGAATATGGATTATCCGTTCAACCTTAAAGGAATTTTATATTTTCCGCGGATTAACACCGAATACGATTCTATCGAAGGAACCATTAAGCTTTATAATAACCAGGTATTTATCGCTGATAATATCAAAGAGGTTATACCGGAATACCTGATGCTGCTGAAGGGCGTCATCGATTGTCCGGACCTGCCGCTGAACGTATCCAGAAGTGCACTGCAAAATGATGGATTTGTAAAGAAAATTGCAGATTACATTTCCAAAAAGGTAGCTGATAAGCTAAGCGGAATGTGTAAGACGGACCGCGAAAATTATGAAAAGTATTGGGATGATATCAGTCCTTTCATTAAATTCGGCTGTATTAAGGATGAGAAGTTTTCCGGAAAAATGATGGATTATATTCTTTATAAGAACATTGATGGAAAGTATCTGACACTCTCTGACTGCCTGGAAGAAAATAAAAAGCCGGAAGAGACTGAAGAAATAAAAGAGGCAGAAGAAGCAGAGGTACAGGAAACTGACACAGAAACAGCTGATACAGATAAAGTAGAAGAGGTGAAAGAGCCGGATAAGACTTCTGTTTTCTATGTTACGGATGAGACACTGCAGAGTCAGTATATTAATCTGTTCCGGGAGCAGGGAAAGGATGCGGTGATTTTAAAACACAACATTGATTCCGCATTTATCTCCCATGTAGAACGAATCAAAGAAGATGTCAGGTTCCAGAGAATTGATGCTGATTTATCCGGGGATATGAAAGATGATTCTATAGATCTCACAGAGGAAAACAAGGCATTAAACGAACTGTTTAAGAAAAATCTGAACAGACAGAATCTGGAAGTACAGGTAGAAAATCTGAAGAATGACAGTATTTCTTCCATGTTGACGGTTTCCGAGGAAGACCGCCGTATGCAGGATATGATGAAGATGTATGGTATGGCGGGGATGGATCCCTCCATGTTTGGCGGAAAAGAAAAGCTTGTACTGAATGCCGGTCATCCTCTTGTAAAATATCTGTTTGAGCATGGGGACGGAGAACATGTATCTTCGATATGCGAGCAGCTTTATGATCTTGCATGTCTGGGCAACAAACAGCTGGCTCCGGAACAGATGACAGCGTTTATCAAACGCAGCAATGAAATCATGGTACTTTTAGCGAAGTAA
- a CDS encoding glutamine--tRNA ligase/YqeY domain fusion protein translates to MEKEVTSRNFIEQAIDKDLAEGVYDHVCTRFPPEPNGYLHIGHAKSILLNYGLARQYQGQFNLRFDDTNPTKEKTEFVESIKEDIQWLGADWKEHLYFASDYFEQMYEAAVKLIETGKAFVCDLTAEQIREYRGTLKEPGKESPYRNRSVEENLELFKRMKEGAYADGSKVLRARIDMASPNINMRDPVIYRVAHMTHHNTGDKWCIYPMYDFAHPIEDAIEGITHSICTLEFEDHRPLYDWVVREVGFKMPPRQIEFAKLYLTNVVTGKRYIKKLVEEGIVDGWDDPRLVSIAALRRRGFTPESIKLFVELCGVSKAQSSVDYAMLEYCIREDLKLKAPRMMAVLKPVKLIIDNYPQGQTEELEVPNNLENPELGTRKVTFGRELYIEQDDFMEEPPRKYFRLFPGNEVRLMNAYFVTCTRFEKDEFGDITEIHCTYDPASKGGNSPDGRKVKGTIHWVEASTALKTQCRLYENIIDEDKGVYNEDGSLNLNPDSLTILKECMLESNFAGAKAYDKFQFVRNGFFCVDSNDSKPEDMVFNRIVSLKSSFKLPSQR, encoded by the coding sequence ATGGAAAAAGAAGTGACTTCCAGGAATTTTATTGAACAGGCAATTGACAAGGACCTGGCAGAAGGAGTTTATGATCATGTATGTACGAGGTTTCCACCGGAACCCAACGGATATCTTCATATCGGACATGCAAAATCAATTCTATTAAATTATGGTCTGGCCAGGCAGTATCAAGGGCAGTTCAATTTACGTTTTGACGATACCAATCCGACCAAAGAGAAGACAGAATTTGTGGAGTCCATAAAAGAGGATATCCAGTGGCTCGGTGCAGACTGGAAGGAGCATTTGTATTTTGCATCGGATTACTTTGAACAGATGTATGAGGCGGCGGTGAAACTCATTGAAACAGGTAAGGCTTTTGTATGTGATCTGACCGCAGAGCAAATCAGAGAGTATCGTGGAACGTTAAAAGAACCTGGGAAGGAAAGCCCCTACAGAAACCGGAGCGTGGAGGAAAACCTGGAATTATTTAAAAGGATGAAAGAAGGAGCGTATGCTGACGGAAGTAAGGTGCTGCGCGCAAGAATCGACATGGCATCACCCAACATCAATATGCGCGATCCGGTTATCTATCGTGTGGCTCATATGACACATCACAATACAGGTGATAAGTGGTGCATCTATCCGATGTATGACTTTGCCCATCCGATTGAAGATGCAATTGAGGGGATTACGCACTCCATCTGTACACTTGAATTTGAAGATCATCGTCCGCTCTATGACTGGGTGGTCCGTGAAGTGGGATTTAAGATGCCGCCGCGGCAAATTGAGTTTGCAAAACTGTATCTGACCAATGTTGTTACAGGAAAGCGCTATATCAAGAAACTGGTGGAAGAGGGAATCGTGGACGGCTGGGACGATCCGCGTCTTGTCTCTATTGCTGCACTCAGACGGCGTGGATTCACACCGGAATCTATTAAACTGTTCGTAGAACTCTGCGGAGTATCGAAAGCACAGAGTTCTGTGGATTATGCTATGCTGGAGTATTGCATCCGTGAGGATCTGAAGTTGAAAGCACCGCGTATGATGGCAGTACTAAAGCCTGTAAAGCTCATTATTGACAACTATCCCCAGGGGCAGACTGAGGAACTTGAGGTTCCAAATAATCTGGAAAATCCTGAACTTGGTACCCGGAAGGTTACTTTTGGACGTGAACTTTATATTGAACAGGATGATTTTATGGAGGAACCGCCAAGAAAGTATTTCCGGTTGTTTCCGGGGAATGAAGTCCGTCTGATGAATGCTTACTTTGTTACCTGTACACGTTTTGAAAAGGATGAATTTGGAGATATCACAGAGATTCACTGCACTTATGATCCTGCATCAAAAGGAGGAAATTCCCCGGATGGACGGAAGGTAAAAGGAACCATTCACTGGGTAGAGGCTTCTACAGCATTGAAAACACAGTGCCGCTTATATGAGAATATCATTGATGAGGATAAAGGTGTTTACAACGAGGATGGTTCTTTGAACCTGAATCCTGACTCCCTGACCATATTAAAAGAATGTATGCTGGAGTCCAATTTTGCAGGTGCAAAGGCTTATGACAAGTTCCAGTTTGTGAGAAATGGATTCTTCTGTGTGGATTCGAATGACTCAAAGCCTGAAGATATGGTATTTAACCGGATTGTTTCATTAAAGAGTTCATTTAAACTTCCATCACAGAGATAA